One Triticum dicoccoides isolate Atlit2015 ecotype Zavitan chromosome 5B, WEW_v2.0, whole genome shotgun sequence genomic window carries:
- the LOC119309956 gene encoding uncharacterized protein LOC119309956, translating to MPYGVALLPWGYVPSTFLRFRSLHGASSAHIFGHYCVDERCYRFTRSPGCNPVFVPSSSSPWADAVAGQSLALDFLPQPGSGDCWELADCRSGLLLLLNAAPPSHLLLFDAAPPSRLVISDPLTRRYRLIPPSAWFHGCDFLGAFLFDGEAAAAAGACISLSNFRVTCALYRHGYGIARAYVFSSASGGRWTSGAACRSTALCGTSSGRAMGSTASTWQATPLHRQLVLGMLLPCLFQE from the exons ATGCCGTACGGTGTAGCATTGCTTCCTTGGGGATATGTGCCAT CAACATTTTTGCGGTTCCGCTCGCTCCACGGCGCGTCGTCCGCCCACATTTTCGGCCACTACTGTGTCGACGAGCGCTGCTACCGCTTCACGCGTTCGCCGGGATGTAACCCCGTCTTCGtcccatcctcctcctcgccgtggGCGGACGCCGTTGCCGGGCAGAGCTTGGCGCTCGACTTCCTTCCGCAGCCCGGCAGCGGCGACTGCTGGGAGCTTGCCGACTGCCggagcggcctcctcctcctcctcaacgcgGCGCCGCCGTCACACCTCCTCCTCTTCGACGCGGCTCCACCGTCACGCCTCGTCATCTCCGATCCCCTGACGCGGCGCTACCGGTTGATCCCTCCCTCGGCGTGGTTCCACGGCTGCGACTTCCTGGGTGCCTTCCTCTTCGACGGCGAAGCCGCCGCGGCCGCAGGCGCGTGCATCAGCCTGTCGAACTTCAGGGTGACGTGCGCGCTCTATCGCCACGGATACGGCATAGCCAGGGCCTACGTGTTCTCGTCCGCCTCCGGCGGCCGCTGGACCTCCGGTGCGGCGTGTAGGAGTACGGCGCTCTGCGGCACGAGTTCTGGGAGAGCAATGGGATCAACAGCATCTACTTGGCAGGCAACACCG